In Bombus vancouverensis nearcticus chromosome 1, iyBomVanc1_principal, whole genome shotgun sequence, a single genomic region encodes these proteins:
- the Agxt gene encoding alanine-glyoxylate aminotransferase: MQSEWNQLAVRKYPPKILQTKLQLPIKTLTGPGPTNCSKRVLQSLQNQIIGHLHPEICQLMDEIKEGLQYIFQTNNRLTLALSASGHGGMEACLTNLLEPGETVLIVKHGIWGKRAADMATRIGANVKLIEKEHTIAVTLKQLETALQVYNPVAVFMVHAETSTGLKQPLEGFGDLVHRYNALLIVDTVASLCGEPFFMDSWGIDAVYSGSQKVLGAPPGLAPISFSPRAEKKLFQRKTKPMSYYLDMTLLGNYWKCFGNENRLYHHTISATLIYGLREALAEIADEGLQASWIRHAGAAARLRKGLELRRLRSYVKIPQYQLSTVISIELPPGVDDRIIVQRCMQKYKVEISRGLGPTEGKILRIGLLGINAMPNKVDLILRALDDALRYVSQSKL; the protein is encoded by the exons aTGCAAAGCGAATGGAATCAATTGGCTGTTCGCAAGTACCCACCAAAGATACTTCAAACCAAACTGCAGTTACCGATAAAAACTTTAACGGGCCCCGGGCCGACTAATTGTTCGAAGCGAGTTCTTCAATCTCTTCAGAATCAAATTATAGGCCACCTTCATCCGGAAATTTGTCAG TTGATGGATGAGATTAAGGAAGGTTTACAATACATATTTCAAACTAATAATAGACTCACTTTGGCGTTAAGTGCGTCAGGTCATGGCGGTATGGAGGCGTGCTTAACAAATTTACTTGAACCTGGAGAAACTGTGCTCATTGTCAAGCATGGAATTTGGGGTAAAAGAGCGGCTGACATGGCTACTAGAATTGGTGCAAAT GTAAAACTGATAGAAAAAGAACACACTATTGCTGTTACGTTGAAACAATTGGAAACAGCTTTGCAAGTGTACAATCCAGTCGCGGTATTCATGGTACACGCTGAAACCTCCACTGGTTTAAAACAACCATTAGAAGGGTTTGGCGATCTTGTTCACag ATACAATGCTCTTCTTATCGTTGATACTGTTGCGTCACTGTGCGGAGAACCGTTCTTTATGGATTCTTGGGGCATCGATGCAGTTTACTCAGGCAGTCAAAAAGTTCTCGGCGCCCCTCCAGGATTAGCACCTATTTCGTTTAGTCCACGAGCTGA GAAGAAATTGTTTCAAAGGAAGACCAAGCCTATGTCCTATTACTTGGATATGACCCTTCTCGGAAATTATTGGAAGTGTTTTGGGAACGAGAATCGCCTGTATCATCACACCATAagcgctacgcttatttatggTCTTCGCGAAGCGTTGGCGGAAATCGCTGACGAGGGCCTGCAAGCATCTTGGATCAGACACGCTGGCGCAGCTGCCAGATTAAGGAAGGGTCTTGAATTACGGCGTCTTCGATCTTATGTGAAAATTCCACAGTATCAATTATCTACGGTTATCTCGATAGAACTGCCACCTGGCGTCGACGATAGGATCATTGTACAACGTTGCATGCAAAA GTACAAAGTGGAAATCAGCAGAGGTTTAGGACCGACTGAAGGCAAAATTTTGCGAATTGGATTGCTAGGGATTAATGCTATGCCTAACAAGGTCGACCTTATTTTGCGTGCTCTAGATGATGCTTTGAGATACGTGTCACAATCGAAGCTATAG
- the sog gene encoding chordin short gastrulation isoform X2, translating into MSSCRWCLLLWECTFGKQIRELGSTWFADLGPPFGVMYCIKCECIPVQKKRRIVARVHCRNIKNECPELTCKEPVLLPGRCCKSCPGDFSSDIVQDLPAQLTSEEEERSLKHFGTLLTGKTSQVLRRDEPSPTSMYNSAYNYLATGRFTFHRKNLYYSFYLSTSTPRPRNIQFIDGSGSILEEQTIDPIGGVYQNATGKLCGVWRRVPRDYRKLLREERLHVSFIWEPSATLTGQLSRYRALSTEQYSSLLEPTMGVDRSLMSGAGATAIVSASSASAPSIHVSLVFNGVFLPNDVSEVPLIVQLEHMEKDYVVLREEIIVKKPSNELNFGEVRSALSGADLRLLTRGKLSISIMSRKDPQALRLAGVVGPRANCEMYQTLLISETPSAASGLAWAFLDRAGSLRYGVQLIGLEEESPLVTLVDEGGKRRTELEDLTPSLVDGLANGSLERPGPRFLEPLFNGELAVVAASHVGSMLRGRLLQRPVADAKDTAAPVLLRRLSQEPLNPGPVGLVWTAVDLDCSLHYELEIAGFPQTSSTNSHEPRTLRLYLETMPLVVQGAPVARRLLEEFTGYVLEGSVTGLSPVELYRIESGIGFLEVTDKQAERILKAPFKARAPLSCLPHYADNDVASVVAYNLYPPRSDIETGACFHETRFYEEGTQWTSSTDPCYMCHCHRGLPQCDPMPCPVLTCAEGKQLRPASGHCCPICSSPGINMNATGKNVSSVTRGCTLAGQFHLPGASWHPYLPPMGFDTCAVCTCDPVTLEVKCPRVQCPPLDCDEKIAFRPSKKACCRQCPAMTPSTIAGVGGDTTRLPRDQAAPSTRRTADEILASGGCKYPLGGPYENGMEWHPRVHSHGEMKCVKCRCKNGEVRCDRKRCPRALCNTIAHQIKRGEYVADGDDCCTVQCRRARRHHRNNHHPARHSVTPRELS; encoded by the exons GTAGCGACATAGTGCAGGATTTGCCAGCGCAATTGACCTCCGAGGAAGAGGAACGAAGTCTAAAAC ATTTTGGGACACTTTTAACTGGTAAAACATCTCAGGTACTACGTCGCGATGAACCCAGCCCGACATCAATGTACAACAGTGCTTATAACTATCTGGCCACAGGTCGTTTCACATTTCACCGCAAAAATCTGTACTATTCCTTTTATTTGTCAACATCCACTCCTCGTCCAAGAAACATACAATTTATCGATGGATCGGGAAGTATTCTAGAGGAACAGACGATCGACCCTATTGGTGGAGTGTACCAAAATGCTACAGGTAAACTTTGTGGGGTATGGAGGAGGGTCCCTCGAGATTACAGGAAACTGCTGCGTGAGGAACGCCTGCACGTGTCCTTTATATGGGAACCGTCGGCTACCTTGACTGGACAGTTGTCCCGTTATCGCGCCTTGTCCACGGAACAGTATTCTTCCTTGTTGGAGCCCACAATGGGAGTGGATCGCTCGCTGATGTCAGGTGCAGGAGCTACCGCCATAGTTTCAGCGTCCTCGGCATCAGCGCCATCTATCCACGTATCTTTGGTATTCAATGGCGTCTTTCTACCTAACGATGTCTCCGAAGTACCACTAATCGTCCAATTGGAACACATGGAGAAGGATTATGTAGTTTTACGGGAGGAAATAATAGTGAAGAAACCGTCGAACGAATTAAACTTTGGGGAAGTTCGGAGCGCCTTATCTGGGGCGGACCTTCGTTTATTAACAAGAGGCAAGCTCTCTATTAGCATAATGTCAAGAAAAGATCCTCAGGCACTTCGATTAGCCGGGGTAGTGGGTCCACGTGCCAACTGCGAGATGTATCAAACTTTGTTGATCTCAGAAACACCTTCAGCAGCTTCTGGATTGGCCTGGGCGTTTTTAGATCGCGCTGGTTCGTTGCGTTATGGCGTTCAGTTGATAGGACTGGAAGAAGAGAGTCCTTTGGTAACATTAGTAGATGAAGGAGGTAAACGTCGCACCGAATTGGAAGATCTGACGCCTTCTCTTGTTGATGGTTTAGCTAATGGATCCTTAGAGCGTCCAGGACCACGATTCCTTGAACCCTTGTTTAATGGAGAACTTGCAGTTGTTGCTGCCTCGCACGTTGGATCTATGTTGCGTGGCCGATTACTACAGAGACCTGTAGCTGATGCTAAAGATACTGCTGCACCTGTTTTGCTCAGAAGACTGTCCCAGGAACCTTTAAATCCTGGTCCAGTTGGTCTGGTCTGGACAGCTGTTGATCTAGACTGCTCTTTACATTATGAGCTTGAAATTGCTGGCTTCCCTCAAACGTCTTCCACAAACAGCCACGAGCCACGCACCCTCCGACTTTATCTAGAAACCATGCCCTTAGTAGTTCAAGGAGCGCCTGTAGCTAGGAGATTATTGGAAGAGTTCACTGGATACGTGTTGGAAGGTTCTGTCACTGGACTCTCACCAGTGGAATTATACAGAATTGAATCTGGTATTGGTTTCCTTGAAGTAACTGATAAACAGGCTGAAAGGATTTTGAAGGCTCCGTTCAAAGCCAGGGCGCCGCTCAGCTGTCTTCCTCATTATGCGGATAACGATGTTGCCTCGGTGGTCGCGTATAATCTTTACCCACCCAGGTCGGATATTGAAACTGGCGCGTGCTTCCATGAGACTAGATTTTACGAAGAGGGTACTCAGTGGACCTCCAGCACAGATCCGTGCTACATGTGCCACTGTCACCGTGGACTACCACAGTGCGATCCAATGCCTTGTCCAGTTCTTACCTGCGCTGAGGGCAAGCAGTTGAGGCCTGCTTCTGGTCACTGTTGTCCTATTTGTTCAA GTCCAGGGATCAACATGAATGCGACGGGGAAGAATGTCAGTTCGGTGACAAGAGGTTGCACACTGGCTGGTCAGTTCCACCTACCAGGAGCGTCATGGCATCCATATTTGCCACCAATGGGGTTCGACACTTGCGCAGTTTGCACGTGTGAT CCCGTTACGCTAGAGGTGAAATGTCCGCGGGTACAGTGCCCGCCATTGGATTGCGACGAGAAGATCGCCTTCAGACCCAGTAAGAAGGCATGTTGCAGACAGTGTCCGGCGATGACGCCTAGCACGATCGCAGGAGTTGGGGGCGACACGACACGTTTACCACGGGACCAGGCGGCGCCATCCACTAGGCGCACTGCTGATGAGATACTGGCTTCCGGCGGTTGCAAGTATCCCCTTGGTGGTCCGTATGAGAACGGGATGGAGTGGCATCCACGAGTCCACTCGCACGGAGAAATGAAATGCGTCAAGTGCAGGTGCAAG AATGGCGAGGTCAGGTGCGACAGGAAACGATGTCCACGGGCGCTATGCAACACGATCGCGCACCAGATAAAACGCGGCGAGTACGTTGCAGACGGTGATGACTGTTGCACGGTCCAGTGTCGCCGGGCGAGACGTCATCATCGTAACAATCATCATCCAGCTCGGCATTCGGTGACACCACGTGAACTCAGCTGA